A stretch of DNA from Hyalangium ruber:
CGAGGAGTGCGAGACGCGCGACGGCTACCACCTCTTCCTCTACCCCTTCGAGGGGAGGCTGGTACACGAGGGCCTGGCGGCCCTGCTGGCGCTGCGCTTCACCCGCCTGCGCAAGGCCACCTTCAGCCTCTCGGTGAACGACTACGGCATCGAGTTCCTCTCGCCGGACTTCTTTCCTTATGAGGAGGTGCTGCGCCCCGCCCTCTTCACCCGCGAGCACCTGGTGGAGGACATCCTCGAGAGCGTCAACCTGAGCGAGCTGGCGCGGCGCCAGTTCCGGGACGTGGCGCGCGTGGCGGGGCTCATCCTCCCGGGGCTGCCGGGCGCCCGGAAGTCCACGCGCCAGGTCCAGGCCAGCGCCTCGCTGCTCTACGACGTCTTCCTCAAATACGACCCGGAGAACCTGCTGCTCACCCAGGCCAGACGCGAGGTGCTGGAGCAGCAGTTCGAGCAGAACCGGCTCACCGCCACCCTGGAGCGCCTGGAGCGCTCTCCCCTGGAGTTGGTCCACGTCCGGCGGCCCACGCCGCTGGCCTTCCCGCTCGTCGTCGAGCGCATCAGCGCGAGCCTCTCCAATGAGTCCCTCTTGGATCGGGTACAGCGCCTCAAGGAGCGATGGCAACGCGAGGATGCCAGGTCCGCCTGAGCGGAACGGAGCTGGAGCTGCTGCCCGAGCGGGGCCTGTACTGGCCTCGAGCCGGGCTGCTCGCCGTGGCCGACCTGCACTGGGGCAAGCCCGAGAGCTTCCAGCAGCACGGCATCCCCCTGCCCACCGGCGTGCTGGAGGACGACCTGAAGCGCCTGTCCCAAGCCCTGCACCGCACCGGGGCCCGGCGCCTGCTCCTCGTGGGAGACCTCATCCACTCCCGGCGCGGCATCACCCCCGCCGTCACCCAGCGCATCGCCACCTGGCGAGCAGGCCATGACGCCGTGGAGATGGTCCTGGTCCGAGGCAACCACGACCGGCACCTCAAGCTCCTGCCCCCCGAGTGGCGCATCGACGTCCAGGAGGAGCACACGGACGAGGGCCCCTTCCGCTTCGCCCACCACCCCGAACCCGCGACAGGCCGCTACCTCTGGGCCGGCCACCTCCACCCCGTGGTGCGCCTGCCCCTGGGCAAGGACCGGGTGCGCCTGCCCTGCTTCCACGTCGGGCCCGAGGTCGGCATACTCCCTGCATTCAGCGCCTTCACGGGGGGCGTGAACGTCACCCGGCGCCCGGGCGAGCGCATCTTCGCCATCGCCGACACCGCCGTGGTCGAGGTGTAGGTCCGTGAGTGCCTCCAAGCGCCGCCGCGTCCTCGACATCATCGCCACGGACTCCACCTTCGAGCGCGCCGACTTCCGGGGCCGCGAGGTGTGGCTCGGCAAGTGCCTGCACTGCAACGCCCACCTGATGGTGGACCTCACCGGCGAGCCCATCAGCCGGGCCACCATCGAGCACATCATCCCCCGGGTCCACGGCGGCACCGACTCCCTGGAGAACCTCGGCCTGGCCTGCGCCCGCTGCAACCAGGGCAAGGGCACCCGGCACGACCCCCGCTATCATAAGGATGCGCGCGCCCAGCAACTGGTGGCCCGCCTCCAGGAGCGCCGCCGCGAGCGCTGGCGGGACCCGGACGCCCCCGAGCCCGACTGAGAAAGCGCCCTGGCTGATGGGCCGCATCAAACCGGCTGCTGGTGGCTTCCCTTTCGAGCACTGCGCGCGCCGCTGATCGCCGCCGATTCACCGACGCTTCCGCTCGCCAGAAGCGCACTTCATCGCCCGAGCCCCTCTGCGCTGCACGTCGCGCGTGCCGCCGTGCTATTCGCCACCTCGCGGGTTTCTTGGGAAACGAAAGAAGGTTGACAGTGGGGAGTCGATGGTCGATGGTCCCGCGCCGCGTTGGGTCGGGTGCAGGAGGAGGGACCCGCCCTCGGCATCTCTTCAGGATTTGGTCGTCGACTGTGAACGTGATTGCCATGCCTCACGCACGCCTCGAGCGTCCCGCTGATCACATCGACGAGATGAACCCTCTTTGCCTCCCGCCGTGTGCCGTTGCCTCCCGGCGAGGCCTCTTTTCCTCCCTGTCGCGTCTCTGTGCTGTCCCCTGCTTGCCCCTGGTCCTGGTATGAGCGGCCCTCTCTTCCCTCGCTGGACGAATACGGTGTCGCGGGCTTCCGCCGCGGCACTCCTCGCCGTCCCCGCAATCGCGATCGGCGGCCTGATGGCGTACGTGCGCTCGCCTCACGTCACTGGCCAGCAGCGCCCCATCGAACAGCCGATCGAGTTCGATCACCGCCACCACGCCGGTGACGAACAGATCGACTGTCGCTACTGCCACTGGACGGTGGAGAACTCGCCCTCGGCGGGTATCCCCTCCACCACCGTGTGCATGTCCTGCCACGCGCAGGTCTGGAACAAGAGCCCGTACCTCACCGAGGTGCGCAAGGCCTTCTTCGCCGACCAGCCCATCCCCTGGGTGCGCGTCCACAACCTGCCGGACTTCGTCTACTTCAACCACTCCATCCACGTCGCCAAGGGCGTGGGCTGCGCCACCTGCCACGGCCGCGTGGACCAGATGGCCGCCATCGAGCAGCACTCGACGCTCACGATGAGCTGGTGCCTCGACTGCCACCGCAACCCCAAGCCGAACCTGCGGCCGCAGGAGTTCATCACCAGCATGACCTGGGCCCCGCCCGCTGACCCCCAGAAGGCTCACGAGCTCGGGGAGCAGCTGGCCAAGGACTACAACGTTCACTCGCGCACGAGCTGCACCACATGCCACCGATGATCCCGAAGAACGACGGCGCTCCGTCGCAGGACACTCCCTCCTCCTTCGCGCTCCCGGTGTATTCGGACCGGCCGGCAGCAGCACAGGAGCACGACCACGACCACGACCACCCGCACGCGCATGACGAAGTCGGCGCGGCGCTGGACCATGCCGCCTCGGCGGGCGTGGCCAACGAGGGTGGCTATGGCCGCACCTACTGGCGCAGCCTCGAGGAGCGGCTCGGCAAGCCCGAGTACCTCGAGACCGTGGGCCCCGAGTTCCCCGAGGGCGCGGACCTGCCGCCCACCGGCGTGGCCCGCCGTGAGTTCATGCAGCTCATCGGCGCCTCGCTGGCGCTGGCCGGCGCGACCGCCTGCAGCACGCGGCCCCCGGACGAGCGCCTGGTGCCCTTCACCAAGACGCCGCCGGAGCTCGCCCCCGGCAACCCGCTGCACTACGCCTCGGGCATGACGTTCGCCGGCCACACCTCCGGCCTGCTCATCACCGCCCGCGAGGGTCGCCCCGTCAAGGTCGAGGGCAACCCCCAGCACCCCATCAACCAGGGCGCCGCCGGTCCCTTCGAGCAGGCGTTCCTCATCTCCCTGTATGACCCGCAGCGCGCTCGCGTGCTGCGCCAGGGCAAGGCGCCGCGCTCGCTGCGCACGCTGGGTGAGGACATCTCCGCGCTGGTGAACAAGGCGACCGCCTCCGATGGTGGCGCCCGGCTGCGCTTCCTCACCGAGCCCCTCAACTCGCCGCTCATGGGGCACCTGCGCGACCGCATCCGCCAGAAGCTGCCCAGCGCGCGCTTCCACAGCTACGCGCCCATCACCCAGGACCCCTCCCTCGAGGCGGCCCAGGCGGTGTTCGGCCAGCCGCTGACCGCGCTCTACGACTTCACCAACGCGGACGTCATCCTCTCGCTGGACGCGGACTTCCTCGAGGCCCGCCCGGCCAACCTCGCCTACGCGCGCCAGTTCGCCGACCGCAGGGATGACGCGAAGAACCTCAACCGCCTCTACGTGGCGGAGACGCGCTACTCCATCACCGGCGGCATGGCGGACCACCGCCTGCGCGTGAAGTCCCAGGAGATCTTCGGCCTGGCCGCCGCCGTGGCCCAGGCCCTGGGTGGCGCGGCCGCGGGTGCGGCGGGTGCCGCCGCTTCCAAGGCTCCCGTGCCGGCCACCGCCCAGAAGTGGGTCGAGGCCATCGTGGGTGACCTGCGCGGCGCCGCGGGCCGCAGCGTGGTGCTGGCCGGTGAGCGCCAGCCCGCCGCGGTGCATGCCCTGGCCTACGCCATCAACGTGGCGCTGGGCAACGTGGGCAAGACGGTGCGCTTCGTGCCGACCACCACCGAGCCCGCGGGCTTCGCCAGCGTCCGTGAGCTGGCCGAGGACATCAAGGCCGGCCGCGTGGACACGCTGGTCATCACCGCCTTCAACCCGGTGTACTCGCTGCCGGTGGACGCGGGCCTGGCCGACGCGCTGGACCCCGCGAAGAACCCCAACCGCACGAAGCTGTCGGTCCTCTACACCTCGCTCTACGAGGACGAGACCTCCGCGCTGACCGACTGGTTCGTTCCGGCCGCCCACCAGCTCGAGACGTGGAGCGATGGTCGCTCCGTCGATGGCACCGTCTCCATCGCCCAGCCGCTCATCCAGCCGCTCTTCAACGGCGTGCCGGAGTCCGAGCTGCTGGCGCTCTTCCTGGACGAGCCCTTCCGCCCCTCCTACCAGCTGCTGCGCGACTTCTGGCGCGGCCAGCCGCAGGCGGCCGGGGACTTCGAGTCCAAGTGGGAGACGCTCGTCTCCGAGGGCATCATCGCCGGCACCACCGCCGCCGCCGTGGAGGCCGCGGGCAACCCGGACGGCGCCACCGCCCTCATCAACGCCTACACCCCGCCCCAGCCGGTGGCCGCCGGCCAGTTCGAGATCAACTTCGTCGCCGACTACAAGGTCTTCGACGGACGCTTCGCGAACTCCGCCTGGCTGCAGGAGCTGCCGGACCCCATCACCAAGCTCGTCTGGGACAGCCCGGCCCTCATCAGCCCCAAGTCGGCCGAGGAGCTCAAGGTCGAGGTCGGCGATGTGGTGGAGCTGAGCTACGGCGGCCGCAAGCTGGAGGTCCCCGTGTGGATCCTCCCCGGCCACGCCGATGGCGCCATCACCCTGCCCCTGGGCTACGGCCGCACCGGCCTGCACGAGACGTCCGCCAAGGACATCGGCTTCAACGCCAACCTGCTGCGCAGCGTGAACGCGCCCTGGTTCGACAGCGGCGCCACCGTCACCAAGACGCGCAAGACGCACAAGCTCGTGTCCACCCAGCAGCACTGGAGCACGGCCGGCCGTCCCGTGGCCCTGGACTTCACGCTGCAGGAGTGGGGCAACCGGGACAACAAGTCCATCAAGCCCCACGACAACCCGGCCTTCACCGCCCTGCACCGCACCCGCGGGGACCTGGACGCGCCGGGCAACCGCTACAACAACCTGCCCCCCTTCCCGTACCCGAAGGACGAGTACAAGTGGGGCATGGCCATCGACCTGTCGCGCTGCACCGGCTGCGCCGCGTGCGTGGTGGCTTGCCAGGCCGAGAACAACATCCCGGTGGTGGGCAAGGACCAGGTGGCCCGCAGCCGTGAGATGCAGTGGCTGCGCATCGACCGCTACTTCACCGGCCAGGGCATCTTCGAGGGCGGCTACGCCAACAAGGCCTCGCCGGACGCGGATCCGCAGATCGTCATGCAGCCGGTGATGTGCGTCCACTGCGAGAAGGCGCCCTGCGAGTACGTCTGCCCGGTGAACGCCACCGTCCACTCGGACGAGGGCCTCAACGAGATGGTGTACAACCGCTGCGTCGGCACGCGGTACTGCTCCAACAACTGCCCCTACAAGGTCCGCCGGTTCAACTACCTGCACTACTCCAAGGGCAAGACGCCCACGGAGAAGATGCTGATGAACCCGGACGTCACGGTCCGCAACCGCGGCGTGATGGAGAAGTGCACCTACTGCGTCCAGCGCATCGAGCGGGTGCGCATCAGCGCCCGCGTCGAGAACCGCCCCATCACCTTCGAGGACAGGGACGGCAAGCAGCGCGGCGAGCTGCAGACGGCCTGCCAGCAGACGTGCCCCACCCGAGCCATCACCTTCGGCTCGCTCAATGACGACGCGGCCCGCGTCACCGCTCTGCACACCGACGAGCGCTACTACAAGCTGCTGAACGAGCTGGGCACCCAGCCGCGCACCGCTCACCTGGTGCGCCTGCGCAACCCGAATCCCGCCCTGGCTCAAGCGCCCAAGGCGCACGAAGGAGAGCACTGACCATGGCCGAGACCGCTGCCAACGCCGCGCTCGATCCGCTCGAGCCTCGGCATCTCGTCCCGCCGCACCACGACGACAGGACGCTGAACGACACCCTGCTGGACTACGTCTGGCAGAAGCCCGGCAAGGGCTGGTTCATGTTGTTCGGCTGCACCCTGTCGGCCCTCGGCCTGCTGGTCATCGGCGTGACGTACACGCTGATCAACGGCATCGGCGTGTGGGGCAACAACCAGCCGGTGGGTTGGGCCTTCGACATCATCAACTTCGTCTGGTGGGTGGGTATCGGCCACGCCGGTACGCTCATCTCCGCCATCCTCCTGCTCTTCCAGCAGAAGTGGCGCACCAGCATCAACCGCTTCGCCGAGGCGATGACGCTGTTCGCGGTGATGTGCGCGGGCCTCTTCCCGCTCTTGCACACCGGCCGTCCTTGGTTCGCCTTCTGGCTCTTCCCGTACCCCAGCACCCTGGGCGCGTGGCCGCAGTTCCGCTCGCCGCTGGTGTGGGACGTGTTCGCCATCTCGACCTACCTCACGGTGTCGGCGCTGTTCTGGTACGTGGGCCTGATTCCGGACCTGGCCGCGCTGCGTGACTCGTCGAAGACGAAGCTCCAGCGCGTGCTCTACGGCATGTTCAGCCTCGGCTGGCGTGGCTCGGGCCGTCACTGGCACAACTACAAGATCGCCTACCTGCTGCTGGCCGGCCTCTCCACGCCGCTGGTGGTCTCGGTGCACACGATCGTGTCCTTCGACTTCGCCGTGTCGCTGCTGCCCGGCTGGCACGCGACGATCTTCCCGCCCTACTTCGTGGCCGGCGCCGTGTTCTCCGGTTTCGCCATGGTCATCACCCTCATCGTCCCGGCCCGCAAGTACATGGGCCTGCGCGATGTGATTACCGACCGGCACCTGGAGAACATGAACAAGGTCATCCTCGCGACGGGCCTCATCGTGTCCTACGGGTACATGATGGAGCACTTCATCGCCTGGTACTCGCAGAGCCAGTTCGAGATCTGGACCTTCTACGTGAACCGCGCCCGGGGCCCCTACGCCGGCGTGTACTGGCTGATGATCGCCTGCAACGTGATTACGCCGAACATCTTCTGGTTCAAGAAGTGCCGGACCAGCATCCCCATCATGTGGGTGGCCTCCATCATGGTGAACATCGGCATGTGGTGCGAGCGCTTCATCATCATCGTCACCTCGCTGCACCAGGACTTCCTGCCCTCGGCGTGGGACATGTACAGCCCCACCTGGGTGGACTGGTCCATCTACATCGGCACGCTGGGCCTGTTCGGCACGCTCTTCCTGCTGTTCCTCAAGTTCATCCCCGCGGTGGCCATCAGCGAGGTGAAGGAGCTGCAGCTGGAGCTCAAGCATGCCGCCCACCACCACGGTGAGCACGGCGCGGAGACCGCCGCCGCCGGCACCCTCACCCACGGAGCCCACTAGCCATGGACACCCCGGTTCTCGATAGCTGGGTGCTGGCCGAGTTCGCCACGCCCGACGCCCTGGTGAAGGCCACCAACGAGATGCGTCTCAAGGGCTTCCAGGGAATGGACACCTACTCCCCGTACCCGCTGCACGGCGGGTCCGAGGCGCTGGGTCTGCCGCCCTCGAAGGTGCCCTTCATCGCCCTGGGCGGTGGCATCACCGGCGTCTGCACCGCCCTGGCCATGCAGACGTTCATGAACACCATCGACTACCCCATCAACGTGGGTGGTCGTCCGCTGCTGAGCTTGCCGGCGTGGATCCCCATCACCTTCGAGCTGGGGGTGCTCATGGCGGCGTTCGGTATCTTCTTCGGGTTGCTGGGCCTCAGCCGGCTGCCGCAGCCCTACCACCCGGTGTTCGAGCACGAAGCGTTCCGCAGCGCCTCCACGCACGGCTTCTGGCTGAGCGTGCCGGCGACGGTGGGAGTCAATGTGCAGGACGCCACCAAGCAGCTCGAGTCCCTGGGCGCCACCCAGGTGACCGTCGTCACGGGAGAGAAGGAATGAGGTGGCTCATCCCCGCCGTGGGGCTCGCGACCCTCACTGGCTGCGAAATCCCCTCGGAAGTCCTCCATCGCATGGAGGACCAGTCCAAGTACGAGTACTACGAGGCCTCGGAGTTCTGGGCCGACGGGCGCTCCATGCGCACGCCGCCCGAGGGCACCATCCCGCGCGAGCGGCTGGTGGGTGACCCGGGGCTGACGACGGGCCGTGTTGGGGCTCAGTTCGTCAACGCCTTCCCCCAGGCCATTCCGGTGGACAAGGCCCTGCTGCAACTGGGGCAGAAGAAGTACAACATCGTCTGCTCGCAGTGCCACGGCGTGCTCGGCGACGGTAACAGCGTCGTCGCGGAGAACATGGGCCTGCGCCTGCCTCCGTCGCTGCTGGAGCTGTCGAGCAAGCCTACCGGCCACTTCTACGCCGCCATCAACGAGGGCTACGGCGTCATGCCGTCCTTCAGCGGCGAGCTGAACACCCGGGAGCGCTGGGCCGTGGTCGCCTACGTGCGCGCGCTCCAGTCCGCTCGCGCGGGCGGCGCGCAGCCCCTTCCTCAGGAGAACCGATGATTTCCGTGGAGCGTTACACCGGAACGCCCAAGCTCATGCCGCTGGCGGGCGGCCTGGGCATCCTCGGCCTGGTGCTGACGGCCGTCGGGGCCTTCATTGGCGGCGAAGAGGGCGCTCGCGCCGCTTCGCACAGCTACCTCATCGCCTTCGTGTACTGGGTGGGCATCTCCGTGGCCGCCCTGCTCATGGTGGCCATCTTCCACACGGCCAAGGCCAAGTGGATGACGGTGCTGCGCAGGGCCATGGAGACGATGGCCATCTCGGTGCCCATCTTCGCCCTGCTCTTCGTGGGCGTGGCCCTGGGCCTCAAGCACCTCTACCCCTGGGTGCCCGGCGCGGACGCGCGGCTCCTGGAGGGCTTCAACGAGGTGGAGCTCGAGCACCTGAGCCACAAGCAGCACGGCTACCTGAACGTGCCCTTCTTCGCCGTGCGCCAGCTCATCTACTTCGGCGTGTGGACGTTCGTCAGCCACCGCCTGCACTCCTGGAGCACGCGGCAGGACGAGGTGGGTGAGCTCGCACTCACCGTCAAGGCGCGCATGTTCTCCCCGGGTTCCCTACCCTTCCTTGCGCTCACCATTACTTTCGCTGCTTTCGACTGGATGATGAGCCTCACGCCGCTCTGGCAGTCGACCATCTTCGGCGTCTATTACTTCGCCGGCAGCTTCCTGGCCGCCTTCTGCGTGCTGACGATCGTGACGGTGAACGCTCAGGGCAAGGACCTCTACGGCAACCTGGTGACACCGGCTCATTTCCACAACCTGGGCAAGCTGATGCTCGCCTTCACCGCGTTCTGGGCCTACATCGGCTTCTCCCAGTTCATGCTCATCTGGATCGCCAACATCCCGGAGGAGGCGCCCTGGTACAACCTGCGCATCTTCGGCGGGTGGCGGAACATGTCCATCGCGATCTTCTTCCTGCACTTCCTGCTTCCGTTCGGCATCCTGCTGTCGCGCAACCTGAAGCTGCAGCCGCGCAAGCTGGCGGTGGTGGCCGTGTACCTGCTGGTCATCCACGCGGTGGACCTGTACTGGCTCATCTGGCCGGCCTTCAACCAGAGCGGCCCGTCCTTCCACTGGACGCTCATCACCGCCTTCGTGGGCGTGGGCGGCACCTCCGTGGCCTTCGCGCTGTACCGCATCCGCGGCAAGTACACGGTGCCGGTGAAGGACCCGTACATCTCTGAGTCCCTGAGGTACGTGCAGCCATGAAGAAGACCCAGGTGGAGCAGGAGTCGCGCGTCATCGTCGGCGCGCATGGCGTGGCGGCCGAGGAGGACCATCTGGTCCTCTCCAAGGTCATCCAGGTGGGCATCATCTCGCTGGTCATCTTCATCGTCGGCGGCATCTGGGCCTGGCGCATTCAGGTGGCCACCGAGAACGCGATTCTCCCCGACGGCCCTCCGGGCAAGCCGGCGGCGATGGGGCAGTACGAGATCGGCATCGTCAACCAGCGCCTCTTCGACCAGGACTTCCACGCCGAGGAGAAGATCCGCGGCCAGCACGAGGCCCTGAAGAACGGCACGGGCGAGCAGGGCGCCGCCGCGCTCACGCCGATCGACCAGGCCATGGAGCGCGTCATCGCCGACGCGAAGCGGCCCCCTCCGCCTCCTCCGGCCCCGGCCCCCGCGCCGGAGACGCCCCCCTCCCCTACCCCCACGCCTCGCTAGCCTGACCTCGATTCAGATGTCCCCCTCCCTCTCCACTCTCACCCGGCTCGCCGGGTCCGCTCTGGCGGTGCTGGTGCTGGTCGCCACGGCGCCGGCCTTCGCGCTGCCGGGCGGTGGCATTACCCCGCGCCCCATCACCGAGGCGGTCAGCAACGCCGAACTGCCTCCGCAGCTGGCCGGGGTGGACGTGGAGGAGCACATCGGCGAGCCGCTGCCGCTGATGGCGCGCTTCACGGACGAGGAGGGCAACGAGGTGACGCTGGGCCAGGTCCTCCCCAAGGACAAGCCCACGCTGGTGACGCTGGTGTATTACGACTGCCCCATGCTCTGTAACCTGGTGCTCAACGGCCAGGTGAGCGCCATGCGCGAGCTGGGGCTGGAGCTGGGCAAGGACTACGAGGCCGTCACCGTCAGCATCGACCCGAAGGACACTCCCGCCCAGAGCAAGCACCGGCGCCTGCGCCAGCTGCAGGCCATGGGCAAGCCGGAGACGGCGCCCTGGCGCTTCCTCACCGGCAACGAGGAGAACATCCGCAAGCTCGCCGACGCCGTGGGCTTCAAGTACACCTACGACGCGGCCACCAAGCAGTATGCCCACCCCGCCGTGGTACACGTCACCACGCCCGAGGGCAGCATCTCCCGGTACCTGTACGGCACCACGTTCCCCGCCAAGGACATGAAGCTGGCGCTGCTCGAGGCGGCCGGCGGACGGGTGGGCACCAGCTTCGACCGCATCGTTTTGTCCTGCTTCAAGTATGACACCGCCTCGCGGCGGTACGGCTTCTACATCTTCGGGTTCATCCGCACGGGAGGGATGCTGGTGTTCCTGGCCCTCTCGGGGATGTTGATTTACTTCTGGAGGCGCGAGCTGAAGAAAGGCGCTGTGGCATGAGCGATATTGCCAATAAAATCCTCTTCCTCCCGGAGCGCGCGTCGACGTTCGCGGAAAGAATCGACGTCCTCCACTACTTCGTCGTCGGCACCACCATGGTGATGTCGGCGGGCGTGGGTCTGGCGGCGTTGTTCTTCTTCTTCCGCTTCCGCCGGCGCACGCCCAACCAGACCACCGAGTACGTGGTCCCCTCACTGAAGACGGAGTTCCTCTTCGTCTCGGTGCCCCTCGTGTTCTTCCTGGCGTGGTTCGCCATCGGCTTCCGGGACTTCGTGTGGGTGACCACGCCTCCCAAGGACGCGATGGACGTCTACGTGATGGGCAAGCAGTGGATGTGGAAGTTCGCCTATCCGGAAGGCCCCAACGGGGTGAACGTGCTGCACGTGCCGGCCAACCGCCCGGTGCGTCTGCTCATCACCTCGCGGGACGTGCTGCACTCCTTCTACGTGCCGGCCTTCCGCATCAAGATGGACGCCCTGCCGGGTCGCTACACGCAGATCTGGTTCGAGGCGACCAAGCCGGGCACCTACCAGGTGCTCTGCACCGAGTACTGCGGCCTGTCCCACTCGAAGATGCTGGCCGAGGTGGTCGTCCTCGCGCCGGAGGACTTCGAGGAGTGGATGAAGGAGCAGAACCGCGGCCGGCTGCAGAACCGCCAGGACGCGCTGGCCGACACCTCGCTGGTGCCGCCCGTGGCGCGCATGGTGGAGCAGGGCCAGAAACTGGCCGGCACGCAGGGCTGCTTCAAGTGCCACTCGGTGGACGGCGCT
This window harbors:
- a CDS encoding HNH endonuclease: MSASKRRRVLDIIATDSTFERADFRGREVWLGKCLHCNAHLMVDLTGEPISRATIEHIIPRVHGGTDSLENLGLACARCNQGKGTRHDPRYHKDARAQQLVARLQERRRERWRDPDAPEPD
- a CDS encoding TAT-variant-translocated molybdopterin oxidoreductase, which translates into the protein MIPKNDGAPSQDTPSSFALPVYSDRPAAAQEHDHDHDHPHAHDEVGAALDHAASAGVANEGGYGRTYWRSLEERLGKPEYLETVGPEFPEGADLPPTGVARREFMQLIGASLALAGATACSTRPPDERLVPFTKTPPELAPGNPLHYASGMTFAGHTSGLLITAREGRPVKVEGNPQHPINQGAAGPFEQAFLISLYDPQRARVLRQGKAPRSLRTLGEDISALVNKATASDGGARLRFLTEPLNSPLMGHLRDRIRQKLPSARFHSYAPITQDPSLEAAQAVFGQPLTALYDFTNADVILSLDADFLEARPANLAYARQFADRRDDAKNLNRLYVAETRYSITGGMADHRLRVKSQEIFGLAAAVAQALGGAAAGAAGAAASKAPVPATAQKWVEAIVGDLRGAAGRSVVLAGERQPAAVHALAYAINVALGNVGKTVRFVPTTTEPAGFASVRELAEDIKAGRVDTLVITAFNPVYSLPVDAGLADALDPAKNPNRTKLSVLYTSLYEDETSALTDWFVPAAHQLETWSDGRSVDGTVSIAQPLIQPLFNGVPESELLALFLDEPFRPSYQLLRDFWRGQPQAAGDFESKWETLVSEGIIAGTTAAAVEAAGNPDGATALINAYTPPQPVAAGQFEINFVADYKVFDGRFANSAWLQELPDPITKLVWDSPALISPKSAEELKVEVGDVVELSYGGRKLEVPVWILPGHADGAITLPLGYGRTGLHETSAKDIGFNANLLRSVNAPWFDSGATVTKTRKTHKLVSTQQHWSTAGRPVALDFTLQEWGNRDNKSIKPHDNPAFTALHRTRGDLDAPGNRYNNLPPFPYPKDEYKWGMAIDLSRCTGCAACVVACQAENNIPVVGKDQVARSREMQWLRIDRYFTGQGIFEGGYANKASPDADPQIVMQPVMCVHCEKAPCEYVCPVNATVHSDEGLNEMVYNRCVGTRYCSNNCPYKVRRFNYLHYSKGKTPTEKMLMNPDVTVRNRGVMEKCTYCVQRIERVRISARVENRPITFEDRDGKQRGELQTACQQTCPTRAITFGSLNDDAARVTALHTDERYYKLLNELGTQPRTAHLVRLRNPNPALAQAPKAHEGEH
- the coxB gene encoding cytochrome c oxidase subunit II, with amino-acid sequence MSDIANKILFLPERASTFAERIDVLHYFVVGTTMVMSAGVGLAALFFFFRFRRRTPNQTTEYVVPSLKTEFLFVSVPLVFFLAWFAIGFRDFVWVTTPPKDAMDVYVMGKQWMWKFAYPEGPNGVNVLHVPANRPVRLLITSRDVLHSFYVPAFRIKMDALPGRYTQIWFEATKPGTYQVLCTEYCGLSHSKMLAEVVVLAPEDFEEWMKEQNRGRLQNRQDALADTSLVPPVARMVEQGQKLAGTQGCFKCHSVDGAPHIGPTFLGMYDRNEKLADGQTIRVDEAYITQSMMDPGAHLVSGYQNVMPTFQGKLQGPETAAIVEYIKSLRTANVREGASEGPAYDPVQ
- the pdeM gene encoding ligase-associated DNA damage response endonuclease PdeM; translation: MATRGCQVRLSGTELELLPERGLYWPRAGLLAVADLHWGKPESFQQHGIPLPTGVLEDDLKRLSQALHRTGARRLLLVGDLIHSRRGITPAVTQRIATWRAGHDAVEMVLVRGNHDRHLKLLPPEWRIDVQEEHTDEGPFRFAHHPEPATGRYLWAGHLHPVVRLPLGKDRVRLPCFHVGPEVGILPAFSAFTGGVNVTRRPGERIFAIADTAVVEV
- a CDS encoding SCO family protein yields the protein MSPSLSTLTRLAGSALAVLVLVATAPAFALPGGGITPRPITEAVSNAELPPQLAGVDVEEHIGEPLPLMARFTDEEGNEVTLGQVLPKDKPTLVTLVYYDCPMLCNLVLNGQVSAMRELGLELGKDYEAVTVSIDPKDTPAQSKHRRLRQLQAMGKPETAPWRFLTGNEENIRKLADAVGFKYTYDAATKQYAHPAVVHVTTPEGSISRYLYGTTFPAKDMKLALLEAAGGRVGTSFDRIVLSCFKYDTASRRYGFYIFGFIRTGGMLVFLALSGMLIYFWRRELKKGAVA
- a CDS encoding cytochrome c3 family protein, whose amino-acid sequence is MSGPLFPRWTNTVSRASAAALLAVPAIAIGGLMAYVRSPHVTGQQRPIEQPIEFDHRHHAGDEQIDCRYCHWTVENSPSAGIPSTTVCMSCHAQVWNKSPYLTEVRKAFFADQPIPWVRVHNLPDFVYFNHSIHVAKGVGCATCHGRVDQMAAIEQHSTLTMSWCLDCHRNPKPNLRPQEFITSMTWAPPADPQKAHELGEQLAKDYNVHSRTSCTTCHR
- a CDS encoding DUF3341 domain-containing protein: MDTPVLDSWVLAEFATPDALVKATNEMRLKGFQGMDTYSPYPLHGGSEALGLPPSKVPFIALGGGITGVCTALAMQTFMNTIDYPINVGGRPLLSLPAWIPITFELGVLMAAFGIFFGLLGLSRLPQPYHPVFEHEAFRSASTHGFWLSVPATVGVNVQDATKQLESLGATQVTVVTGEKE
- a CDS encoding c-type cytochrome; the encoded protein is MRWLIPAVGLATLTGCEIPSEVLHRMEDQSKYEYYEASEFWADGRSMRTPPEGTIPRERLVGDPGLTTGRVGAQFVNAFPQAIPVDKALLQLGQKKYNIVCSQCHGVLGDGNSVVAENMGLRLPPSLLELSSKPTGHFYAAINEGYGVMPSFSGELNTRERWAVVAYVRALQSARAGGAQPLPQENR
- the nrfD gene encoding NrfD/PsrC family molybdoenzyme membrane anchor subunit; translated protein: MAETAANAALDPLEPRHLVPPHHDDRTLNDTLLDYVWQKPGKGWFMLFGCTLSALGLLVIGVTYTLINGIGVWGNNQPVGWAFDIINFVWWVGIGHAGTLISAILLLFQQKWRTSINRFAEAMTLFAVMCAGLFPLLHTGRPWFAFWLFPYPSTLGAWPQFRSPLVWDVFAISTYLTVSALFWYVGLIPDLAALRDSSKTKLQRVLYGMFSLGWRGSGRHWHNYKIAYLLLAGLSTPLVVSVHTIVSFDFAVSLLPGWHATIFPPYFVAGAVFSGFAMVITLIVPARKYMGLRDVITDRHLENMNKVILATGLIVSYGYMMEHFIAWYSQSQFEIWTFYVNRARGPYAGVYWLMIACNVITPNIFWFKKCRTSIPIMWVASIMVNIGMWCERFIIIVTSLHQDFLPSAWDMYSPTWVDWSIYIGTLGLFGTLFLLFLKFIPAVAISEVKELQLELKHAAHHHGEHGAETAAAGTLTHGAH